Within the Girardinichthys multiradiatus isolate DD_20200921_A chromosome 12, DD_fGirMul_XY1, whole genome shotgun sequence genome, the region TTTAATCCTAGCATAAAAACTCACTGTTTTTGGTGGGCTGTAGCCTCCCATGGGCATACCGACTCCACTTCCAAGATCAAACAGGTCATCCAGTCCGCCGCTAACTGGGGCACTGAATGAGGCTGCCGTAACAGCTGGAGGAGCACCAAAACCAGCCCCCATCTGTGCGTCAAAAACATACAGAACTTTATGTGTTACCTTGTATTACACCATTAAAGCCCAATAgatctctaaaaaaaaaaaagcacttaCAGTTGCACTTCCTCCAAGGTCTCCTCCAAGCTGAGCATAAGAAGGAAGCACAAAAAGGaatattaaaaacttttaatcaAAGATGAAACACCACATAACACCCTAGAAGGTTTAAAAAGGGTGAAGGAGGAGTGCAGGGAGCTAGGAAATGTCTGTGTGATGAATAGCAGCAACAGGGATTGCAGTATTGTTGTAAcctgcaaaaatattcagttttattgggattttcagAGAAGTAGTCAGAACTAGTCACAAAGTAgtcataactgtgaagtggaacacGAACAGTACATGGATTTCCATCAGTTTTACCATTACAAATTGGAAAAAAGTCCCAAGAAGTCACCTGATTAGTGAATACTATCAATGGCTATAAATCTGGCAGCTATTGAGGAGCAGCAAGAAGGAACCAGTTGAAAATCTGTAGTAAAACTTCAAAAAAATCTACGCTTTGCTGTGTAAAGTTGAAACTGCAGCAAAAAATACATCTGCTGAATACAACAGAACTTCACTCCtaagattttatttgaaaataaaaatattaaaaaccacGTACAGaattccttccatttcacaattatgagcTACTGTGTTGATCTGTCGAATcatatcacaataaaatacgtttttaatgtgacaaaatgtgaaaacattcaagggaatgaatacttttgcaaggcatagtaaaaaaacaataataaataaacaataaaaggaGACATACATAGATGCGAACTCCTATGCTTTGCCATCACCGAGGGTAATTAACTGAACTCCGACAGATTTTATTCAAACGCTTCTCAATGCGCTGAagacaaaatgaacaaaacctTCAGAGAGACTCCAATGAGTGACAAAGCTGAACTAACTTACTGAACACAAACATAATTTGGTTAAATCCCACCTTCATCAAGTGGGGCAACAAACAGTGCAACACCAAGTACAAACAGGAAGCAATTATTGCTAGGGATGCTACTGCGAGGAAACGGTGGTACAACATGGGACTATCTAGGCTGCTGCTGGCCTTGACTGGTCCAGCATGGTCCCCTGGACCAACCTCAGTGGGGCTGTAATCTGGGGGCGATGGGGACTGATGCGGGATCTGAGGTGACCGAGGAGAATCCGCCCGCAGGGGAATGGGTGGCTGATTGAAAGACGAAACAGAttgcacagtccaaaaataaGATAATAGATGGACTCAAGGATTTAACATCAAGATAACTGTACAAGCAATATGAGATGATGACTGAATGAAAATGTCAAGACAGGCGCATGGAGATTAGTTGAGGAGAGGTTAAAGAGCCCATATaatgcttttttcatttttcctgtTCTGTCGATATTGATTTTTTGTGAATATAAAAAGGCGAAGCTGCAaccagtaagaaaaaaaaaataggaagtTAATTAATTTTCTTTCGGCAGGAACACCAATAAAACGATGACCTTCCTCAACAGGATATGAAACAGTTGGGGAAAGCTGATTGGCTCATTTCTTTGTGATGTACAGTGATCACTATTTttgaactaaattaaactatgTACCTGCTTGTTAACAAggaacaaaaatattaataacaatCATGTTGGTCAATAATAAAATTAGGATTATTTAACtgattaagttaaaaaaaaactattaaaaatacTTGTTGCTCAAATAGTTTTTATGATCATTTGGCACTGAAACACTTTTAGTTAGACAGCCCCACTGCCTGTGAGAATTTACAGTTAATATCAAAGGATTTTAGATTTCACACTTCAATAAATGCACTTAACTTGAACTTTAACCTGGCTGGAGATCATCAGTAGacttaaaagaaatcaaaagCAAAATGATGTCCACAAAGCCAGCTAAATTACATGTTTTAGGAGCCATGCAGGCAATACAAAGAATCtaggttgtattttttttttgggaaagaTTTTCAATGACTGCATTTTTTTTCCCACCAATTGAGTGATTTGTTTAATCTTTATCAAGACCTTCCACCTCAGTGGAAATGCACAGAATCCATCTCAAGAGAAGCTTCCTTAAAAATAGTCTGTAGATGATTGCATGCAGAAACTGAGGGAGAACTGGAACATGTAAGAAAGAGTGTTTTATGAGGTGGagaaaactctaaacagtttactTTCTTGTGAACATTCCCTGAGTACACACCGCTTGCAGAGAAGTACAACTATAGTTGTTCCaccaacatcattctttggTACTGGTTTTAGTGGGCTGGCTGACTAGCAGACTGGCTTTCAATGGGAAGAGTGCAACAGCTAAGTGAGGTCTCTGTTTGATGCTGCTAAAGCCCCCTAACCTTAAGCACGGTATGGGCTCTTTaagatttatttctcaataatGGTTTCATATAACTGATAAATATCGTGCCATCTCTATGTAGTTACCGGCTCAGACTCATCCCCCATCTGCAGGTGCAGCATTGaacaaagaaggaagaaaaaacagatcaagaaaaaagaaggaaatgtaaaaacaaaataaaatgttccatAATTTAGGCTAGTGACGTTAAGCTAAGAAATAAACTAAACCGTGTTTTAGAACCCAACAGGCTCAGGTGGCCTGCTGAAACATACCAGGCTGTCCAGTCCTCCTCCAAGGAGGTCCATGGCACCCAGCTGCATGCCAGAAGTGGCTGGTGGTGGGGGTCCAGTCGTGGCAGGGGGTGTCAGATCAAGATTGAGAAGGTCGCCCAGGAGGTCTCCCTGAGACGGGATGACAGCAGGTGGTGCATCAGAAACTCCGGCTGCAGACCCTGTGTCTGGACTCTCGACGCTCTCTCCACTAGAAAGAGATAAAGTAAGTTCAAAATAACTGAACTGAGATCTCTATTAGTTGATATAAACCTAACAATTCTTGTGATTTTTTAATCACAGAAATTCtaatttgttgttgttgtttatacACAATTCCAGTAAAGGTATATATGCACTCACCATGGAGACAAGTGTCACTATTTATGGGCCTTTAAGGACACAtatgaacttttatttttccaaggTAGAATTAGAAcaataaattacaacataaaaAGCTTGTAACAAaactatatttctttttttcaaatcagAAATAGTAGAGTTCCTTTAAATGGATTGATTTTCAGGAAAGAACCAGTAGCATAGTTCAAAAATCTGCAGAAAGCTTAAATTCTGTGTCTTTGAGCAGGGCATTCCACATGGCCGTTCCAAAAGCAGGttagatgtgtgtttgggatccttgtcctgttggaacacccaatTGTGTacaggtttcaaccatctgactGTCCAGAAACAACCCAGGAACCCTCAAGCCTGGGTCAAGCCTGCCATGACTGGAACCCCCTGGAAAACCAGTGACAATATCCACAGTAAAGCGAGTGTAACATCAACAGCCTGAATATTTCAAGCTTAAGCAAAATTTGCAGCTACCTGCATGGATAAGCCAATGCCTTCCAGAAAAAGGTTTATGATCAGATGAGACTCACGTTTTTCAGATGTAAGAACACTGTAACAACTGTCcagcatggtggtgacagcatcaagGCCGTCACTACTGTTGCACTGCAGGTAGAAGAAATTCTGAACAAAGTCTTCAACTTCCCCTCGACTCAGCAGCGTGATAAAATCTGATTCAATGCTTCTTTTAGGTCAGGCAAGCCCAAGTCCAGTCCAGGGGAGCTACTATCCCGCACATTTTACACACAACACCTGGTTTGTGTCATGCAACTATGATTatcttgaaaacaaaaaagatcatCTACTGTACAATTAAAAGGCCAAAAGTAGTGACATTCATGCTCATGATGAGTGTATGTGAATCTATCACCGGTAATGCATCTTTACCACAAAAATAAGATACTTCATATTGGTGCTACTGGTAGATTTAGGTGAATGCAAAGGTAAAACAATgttaacaaaataacaaagaaacCGGTGTGTGACTCACGACCCAGCGCTGCCTGGGAGTCTCTTGTGCTGAACCCCACGGCTGCCCTCAACAAAGGCACTGGGAGGCTTGTGGTAGACAGAGGCCAGAGTACCAATGTGGCAGATAAGTTCCTCCAGCAAGGTCGGCTCAATCAGGTCTGTCTCCTCGGAGATCAGAGGCTTCTCAGCCAGAACCACCTCCTTGGCAGCCACAGGGTCCGTGGAGAGCAGACGCCAGTAGATGTAGCCTCTGTCCCTGAGGTCTGGGTTATCAGAATCCTTCAGACAGACATGGAGGAATGACAACACATTTTTATggatatatttaataaatacttAACATTACGACTGCCTATTCCTGATATGGGACTAAATCCTGTGAATCAAAAACCAAGTCAGCCTCAGCGTAATGGCTGACAGCAAATCAAAAAGCAACAGATCCATCTCCGTAGAGAGATTCATATAGCTAAACCTTGTAGTTTATTTGTTGACCTATACAAACCTCACAGAAATACAACATGTTTTCATGAAGTAATGCTGGAATTTTAATGAAACTGTTACAAAATCATTATCAGGCAGACAAAAGTGATTTATAATGAACTTTCATTTTGTCTTGTGGTACATAGGTTATAACTGCACATTGTACACTCTATATAAAATAAACTGGACTGAATtctctttaaaatataatgaGAGTACGAGGAGTTGAGAGAATGAGAAGCATAAATGCCTACGTATGCAGTCAGTAGATGCAAACAGTCACTGGTTATGTCAGGTCCAAGCTAGAAATGAATGTGGATCCTCATTGccctaattattaaaacacagatGTACTGACATATCtggtaaaacaaaactaatgtaAGAAAGTACCTAAGAACAATTGGAAATAATAGTAATAGAAGCCCAAGACCTATATTCTCTCTAAATAAACAGTCAAGACTTCTCAGCTGTAAGAGATGCTTTCTATGCCTCTCGGATGTTGACACTATATTGCCTAAAGTATTGGTCTTCTTTTCCATCTTCTTTACATCCTATTTTTAATCTATGAAGTCCAATATGTTGATGGATCCTCCAATGCCAGCAATAGcaattttaattattcagtaaacagcttccacaaagtttaggagtgtgttcatagttagatgagaaaaccagaattgcagcctccgctctaattcatcccaaaggtgttcaataaggttgaagtcaggactctgcagaccagtcaagtttctccacaataaactttatacacctgcagccatggcagtgattggaacaccagaattcattgatttggtggtagGACCCAGTACTTTTGGCTGTATGgcgaataaattaaaatgtctgtttaaatTGTTTACAGTAAATTTATCAAGAAAACAGCCACTAGGATGCTGATTATCGACTGAACCAACTCACAGGTGAAGGAGGGGGCCACTGAAATTCAGCAACTACTTCTGAtatccattttttatttattaattttaaaaaagtacaGAAAGACTAAGATTTAAAGGCTTTATAAATCTGTCGGACCCTCAGGGGGTGATCAGTCAGTTTTTGAGACACAAAATTGGAgtgcaaaaacataaatttgCTCCCCACCTTGAAAAGTGAGTGAAGCATTTGCTCCACGTGCTTCACCTAATCGGAATAATTTGAATAAGACATGTTTGTAGAGTAAGTGGGCAAGCCATAGGTGAGTTATAAGTATCAAGGCATACAAAAGGTTTTAACCTTTCTGTTTCAAATACAACTATTTGGATCATGTTCAACATTTTTTGTTATAACCTTTTAAACTGGTGTTTTTACTCTGTAAGAATCCAACACATACAGACGTGTCAGATAATCCCTTATGTTTGTTATCCTCACCTGTGTGGCCAGGCTGAGGACTTGCTGCACCAGCTCCTGGGTCTCTGTAGGTTTCTTCAGGAACAACTTGACTATTGCagtcagcagctgcagctgcacCTGAAAGGTCACAGTGAACACAGGCAGGAAGTTACAGCTGctcatttacacattttaaaatgcctCGCCTAAATCTGTAATGCAACGGTCAAATGCAGCTTCATAttggattttaaaaaataactttttaccaAACCCAAAGatagacaaaataaacaaggCTTCAATCCTTTTAGTTCTTATTGTGGTTTAACATAAGGTCCAACAGTACAAGGAAACCTTTTCTGCATTTTATGAAACCAGTGCTCCATGAGTACAATATCTTTAAGGGCAATAACATAAAAATCCTTCTATGGCAGAGCCAGCTTTTAACAGCTCTACGTCTCCTATGATGAGCTGTATCTTTCAAGAATTCAGTGTTAAAACTACACAATGCTCTGTTTCCCACTCTGAACCATGAGAGCGTGAAAAGACTGGCTTTCAGACAAAATGTGTCCAGTGTGAGGCAAACAAAATGTGATCTAGGAACTGCCTTTGATTTAAACATTGCCTGCTAATGAACGACTGCACAGTTTTTAATTATTCTTCCTGGGCAAATTAATTCCCCAATTAAAACCCGTTTTATTAAGCACTTCTACACTGACGTCTCCTACTTCATGCAAGTTTTACAGCAGCAAAAAAGCTATATTAATTATTTACCAGCGCAAAATATATGCCGTCTTCTGCCAGCACTGATTGCAAATCACTGCCTGAATCCCAATCaagactctttttattttttcgaATAAACCAGCTTACTAAACACACCTGAGTGCTTTCATCATGGAAACCCTCCAAAAAGCTTTCGAGCAGCTCATCAGCATTGTCAATGCGCTCAGCGTACTCTCCCACAATCCAGATCATGGCGGCGCGTGCCTCTGGCTCATCCAAGGAATCAAGATTCTCACACAGAGTGGCGATCACGCTCTCATACCTGCGAGGAGTCAAACAAAATAACTTTACGTTcaacaaaatgacagaaaaaaacgagagaaaaaaaatgcatgataataaaatgctaatGTCTCCAAAACACTTTGAACATTTTCCATTTGCCAAAAAAAGAGATGGAAAACTAACAAAAGCTATGAGTTGATGTAAGGGTACACCACCATAGGCCTGGGTTATGAAATGAGGTACCAACTTACTGCTTGTTTCAGAGCAAGTACATCAAGCAGTACTTTAGAGTGGTGTTTTCTGGAAGCCtgacaaatgtaaatgtaattcTGCATACATTGAGGCTCCAGGTTCAGGCCTTTTATTCAAGATGTGCAACGATAATTCCCTCTAAAGTGCTTCTGGTTCTTCTGATCTGCATAAAATTCACGGCAATTAATACATCCATTTACATAATGGTTTTACTACAAGCTATGCTGAGGcacaaatgtttaattaatgtaAAAGAGCAAACTTTGACTAGCTGGTGATTCATTTGGCTCAAAGCGTGAACCATGCCGAGCTGGTAGGCTTTGCAAAGCTGCTCCCTTCAAGGCTCACAACTCCGGGCCGATAGTGTACTGCTGTGTGGGCGAGCTTCCTGCCTGGCACATGAACCCAATCTACAGCAGAAGTCACGCTGCAGCCAAATTAGCCTGACCTTTGACCATGTGGAATCACAGCAAGTTGTCAAAGAGTATCTAAGAAGGGCCTTTAATCCTTCCTTAAAGGCTAATTCTAACATTTATCAGACACAAGCtgttagaaaaacaacacataacAAAAGAGGTTTTCATTTTAACACAAGAAATTTTGTTaaaagaacaaaagagaaatgagaaaaatgaaacagatccccacaaaaaaaaaaaaactaaattcaagCACTTTCTACCTTGAAAACCTGAAATTAAAGTTTATGCATTTTCAAACCTGGCATGTGTGTTTTGCTTGCCTACAAACTAGACTAAAATAAGTAATGACTGTCTATGCGTAGTAAAATTTGGAAGTCTCCCCTTCAATGCAGAAAATACACTATATTTAATGGTCTACATACAGAGGTCTGCAACCTGTGGCTCCAGGGCCACATGTGGCTCTTTGGCCCCTCCACTGTGGCTCTTATAAAACCAAATAAGAGACGTTTTTAACTACAACGGCAGTGAAAAAGGGTGATTTTAGCCATTCTTCTGTATGTTCTTATGCACCTATGCATTCTTACAGCACCAATGGTAcaatgcttttaaaacattttttagctTCAAGTTATATGCTTAATATTTTTAGGTAGGCTACCAATCTTTCTTCATTTTCTATATTTATGGAGAGGACTCAGTCAGCTGGCTTTATTGTACAAAATatagagggttttttttttgtaaaaggtAATGATTCATTTGGTTCAAATAtctgaaaatataaatgaatttcagtttaattgtattagcttttaaacaaaaatgtagcatctttgaagaatttttttttgtggctcTATGCAGAAGTGgatctttgaattgaaaaggTTGCTGACCCCTAGTCTAAAACATCAATGGCACCATCTAAACTTCAACTTAGAGTGACCTAAAGGGTTGTGATGTTTAAATATTGTCTATATAATTTGGCAAATCAGCAGCCATGTGGGAGAAATTGCCTCCGCAAGTAAACAGTTTACTAAATAAAACTACTATCCATAAGTGAAATTGTACCTTAGAAAGTAGCTTAGAAATGCATAGAGAAAGAGTAAATAACAGCCCTGATGTGTAGGTGGAAACGTACTTGTTGGGATACTTGCGGAAGATGTCCTTGATGACAACTATGGCCTCCTGCACCACATAATTGACCTTGGTCTGTATGAGATCCAGCAGTGTGCTGACGCAACGCTCTGCTGATTGCTAATAAAAGGAAGGAGGGGGAAAAAGCCCAAGAGCCGTTTAGAATAATACTGTagcatttatacatttaaaaatctcAATATAAGTAGCACAAAATCAGATCATTTACTAAATAAAAGGCTAAACGTTTAATTTAGGACTACTGTAAAAAGAAGCTCTTTAGAATCAAGcctcaaaataaaaactaatgattTAAGTAAGTTGTTTTCTGGGATactgaggaaaaaaatataatgcAGTTAAACCTATTTCTACATGTCTGAAATAGAAACTACAATAAACTAAAATCGGTAACAGATCCACTTTGTGTGTAAAACCTTGCATTACAAGTGGTCAGTCATCATTTGCATCATTTTGAATGAGTGTTTTGCTGGAAGTGCAACGATACAAAGTGTTCTGCAGAGTATTTGCTAAACAAAACTGGACAGCGGTACTCCGTGATTTCTACTAACCTCCACTTTGATGGCACAGCGGCCAATGGCCCTGACCGCTTTACGCACAAAGTCCACATCCACCTCAGTGGCATACTCCTTTAGCTCAGCCAGCACCTACAGCAAAAAACACCCACGTCACCAACAGGATCAATACTTTATGTTCATCCTTAGATTAAGAGTTACAGGTGCACTTCAATAAACCAGAATATGGTTGTAAAGTTCattcatttcagtaattcagttcaaaagcTGAAACTTGTTTGTTGTATAGATTTTCAACAGAGTGACGCATATTTATTTCAGGTAATTTTATGACTAGGACttaaaactaatgaaaacccaaaattcaataTCTCAgataatttgaatattacacaaaagattatttaaatgtaataattgtCAGCCTACTAAAAACTATGTATTGTAAAGTATATGCTCTCAATATTTGATGGGCTGTTTTTGCATGAACTACAGCATCTGTGCAGCGTgacatggaggcgatcagcatGTGGTTCTTCTGGGATGTTAAGGAaccccaggttgctttaatggcGGCCTTCAGCTTGTCTACATCATTGGGTGGGGTATTTCTCATGACAATACTCCAAGTATACTCTGTGGAAATTTCTCTGTGCTGACCAGTCCAGCAAAGTGATATCgtggtcattaaagcaggctTTGAAATATAATCGGCCTAATTTTCTGTGGTTTTCccctcttcctccagattctggtaCTTTAATTTCCATATGAAAAGCATAATAAAGTCATGTAACCGGAATTGAGAACTTTCTGCCACTCGATATTCTATTAATATGTTTGGACTATGAGatcagccagcttctttagcaattaccTTTTTTAGCTTAACCTACTATGGGAGGGTGTCAGTGAATGCCTGCGTGGGCCATAACATGGTAATAACATGACATTTTTGTATTAGACTTCTTTTTTATTGACTATTCTAGTTTCCTGACACACTGAATTCTGGATTTTCACAAGATGTAAGATACAATtatgaaaattaacaaaaaaacttAGATATTTCTAAGTGTGTAACTGTTGTCCATATATATGAGTTTACGAACTGAATTGGtgaccaaacaaaaacaaaaacttttctatgtaattttgatttattgagatgcatctATATATGGGATAGGTCAATTGTCACCTGGGCAATGTTGGCCTGCGATGCAAGGCGAATCATTATGTCCAGCTTCTCCAGTTTGACATAGATTGGGTCATTGTACTTGACAAAGAAAACCTTCATTTCATGTTTCAGGATTTCTGGTCTAAAAAGACACAGTAAAcataattttataatttaaaaagttaGTTTATTAAGCTTTGTCTACTGAAAAATATACGAAGTGCAAGAAAATAGCTTTTCTCTAGACGTACCTTCTCTGCACAATGAGGTTGATGTTTCTAAGCGCAACATACTGCAGCTCAGGCTCAGCAGAGAGAAGCGTGACCAGAGGGGGGGCAAGCTTCTTCAGCAGAGTGCCATAATAGTCCAGGTCTTTTGGGAGCATTTCCATGAACTTCATTAAAACTTTAACTGCCGACAACACCACTGCCGAGTTGGCATGAGAGAGCCGTGGGGTGACACGCTCACAGATGCTGGCAGATGTAAATGACAATAAGAGCGAAACAGAGAGAAATTAAACTGAGGTGTTAGGAGACATTATCCAACTGACATACAAGAAGGGAAAATATgtaaagggtaaaaaaaataaaaaatcttaccTTTGGGACTCACGATCATCCCGAGGTGTGTAGTTAGCAAGACAGTCAAGAATGAATATCTGCCCCCACTCTGTGCATTCATTAAGAGCTGTCAGCAACTTGTTTATGGTCTGAGGGTTTAGGTCCAGCAGATTGCTGTTGGGATGTGACTCTGCAATTTCAGACAGTGCTGCCACTGCATTTGCTACAACCTGAAGAGGAAGACAAGGGGTAAGATAAACACTGACCTCAAATGTGTAGCAGTAGCAGCTTTGTGAAAAGAGATATCTCCATTAAAATGAGTGGCAGCTTTGCTTCTGAGAAGATTTTagtcaaagtaaaaaaacaaaaacaaagctggtGTTTCTAACCAGCTGTGTGGCATCtgcaataaatgtaattttgttgTCCTGAAAGAAAGAGTCCTACCATGGGGTTGGAGTCTGAAATTAGATCTTTAAGGGTGTCCAAGAAGCCTTGGTCCTCCACTAACTGGGCGTTGATATCATGCAGCTTTGCTACACACACCGCAGCCGTCTTCCTCACATAGGGGTCTTCATCCTTCAGACATTTCCTCAGAGGCTCGCAGAGATACTCGGTGATCTTGTCCACACGGATACAGCCCATGGTTCGAACGGCGAGGGCTCGGATGAGAGGGTTGGGGTCTTCACAGTCCTGGGTGGGTGGGTGATAGGCGTTAAAAGTTTCAGGAAAACATGCATTTCTTTAACCGATTAATCAGACATacaatcagatttatttttaatttatgtttacatGAGCATTCTTCAAAATATAAAGTCATGCAAACTAAGGGTATGGTGTATTTAAATTATAAGGCAGGGTGAAAAGGTAcaatgtttgatgaaaaactgtgGGTGGCAACACTGAGATGAAAATTTGAGATGAGCTTTGGCAACCATCagatgggtaaaaaaaaaaaaacccagagggGACAAAGAACTTCAAGGAGCAGTGATGAGTGTTTCCTGTGAAATGTGTATAAACAGGTTTAAATTACAGACAACATTTTTCACAGAGTAATTATGAGCTGCAACCAAAACATAGTGCCACCAGGCAGTAAATACCAGAACAATCATGTTAATAAGAGAAAAACCTATGAAATTATATACCTCCCTTTTAATTTCCTGATTCCATGCAAATGACACTCCAAACAACACAAACTGCAGGCTGAGACTATTTACCCTCACTGGCAGAGTACAAACAGTCTTAAACAGTAACGACAGGCTGAGCTTTACCTTCACAAAGGTGTTAACAGCCATGATAGCCATGTCGGGCTGACTTTTGGCATAGTTCATTAGATAGAGGTAGACCAGCTTTTTCAACTCCAGGTTGTCAGTCTGCATGCAGTTCACCACATCTGGAAATAGAGCACTGGGGGAGGAATAATCTGTTATTAGCCCAACACCATCATTCCctttgtttgtttctgacatTTCTAGCTGCTCACCTGACATCCTTGCCCACTGTCATTGATGCAATGACCTTTTTGACAGcctccttcttcttctctttcttgtCACTGTTCAGCTCCGCCTTGAGCTCAAAAATCTCCCCTGCACACACGAGAGGAAGAAAACGCAAGGCCATCACGTTACAAATTTAGCATGACATGACGAAGCAAAACTGAGCACATTACGCAGAGCAAACTGGATGGTAGGTGTGGGCCAGTTAGAGGTATGATGTTGTAGAAGATTAATCAgttgtggtttaaaaaaaacactcaaataGTGCATCATACCTTTTCCTGTGACTTAAAGTGTTTTTAAGAGGTTCTAGATAAAGCGGCCTTCTTCTCCAGCTAACAGAAGAATTGAGTAAAGGCTTaaccccacctgttgctgctcactaccagtcagctggctgaaagtaGGTGACTACACATTTCCTTCACTTACAGTACagacaaaaagtttggacacaccttctcattcaaagagttttctttattttcattactatgaataatgtagcttcacactgaaagcatcaaaactatgaattaacacatgtggaattatatactgaacaagaaagcgtgaaacaactgaaaatatgtcttatattctaggttcttcaaagtagccaccttctgctttgattactgctccgcacactcttggtattctgttgattagcttcaagaggtagtcacctgagatggttttcacttcacaggtgtgccctgccaggtttaataagtgggatttcaggccttataaatggggttgggaccatcagttgtgttgtgcaggagatggatacagtacacagctgatagtcctccacgtgctcaggttgtgttctttgtttgtgtgtttttaaagttaagacaaactttacttgatgggtgattttaaacagaagattgatcataacgcgccgtccgcgcttatgcattttaacccttttattaatgaataatagtccctaaacattatttcactaaatttgataactaagtaaataccattaag harbors:
- the ap1b1 gene encoding AP-1 complex subunit beta-1 isoform X1; the encoded protein is MQEWASQLCENRQFGSKMTDSKYFTTTKKGEIFELKAELNSDKKEKKKEAVKKVIASMTVGKDVSALFPDVVNCMQTDNLELKKLVYLYLMNYAKSQPDMAIMAVNTFVKDCEDPNPLIRALAVRTMGCIRVDKITEYLCEPLRKCLKDEDPYVRKTAAVCVAKLHDINAQLVEDQGFLDTLKDLISDSNPMVVANAVAALSEIAESHPNSNLLDLNPQTINKLLTALNECTEWGQIFILDCLANYTPRDDRESQSICERVTPRLSHANSAVVLSAVKVLMKFMEMLPKDLDYYGTLLKKLAPPLVTLLSAEPELQYVALRNINLIVQRRPEILKHEMKVFFVKYNDPIYVKLEKLDIMIRLASQANIAQVLAELKEYATEVDVDFVRKAVRAIGRCAIKVEQSAERCVSTLLDLIQTKVNYVVQEAIVVIKDIFRKYPNKYESVIATLCENLDSLDEPEARAAMIWIVGEYAERIDNADELLESFLEGFHDESTQVQLQLLTAIVKLFLKKPTETQELVQQVLSLATQDSDNPDLRDRGYIYWRLLSTDPVAAKEVVLAEKPLISEETDLIEPTLLEELICHIGTLASVYHKPPSAFVEGSRGVQHKRLPGSAGSGESVESPDTGSAAGVSDAPPAVIPSQGDLLGDLLNLDLTPPATTGPPPPATSGMQLGAMDLLGGGLDSLMGDESEPPPIPLRADSPRSPQIPHQSPSPPDYSPTELGGDLGGSATMGAGFGAPPAVTAASFSAPVSGGLDDLFDLGSGVGMPMGGYSPPKTVWLPVMKGKGLEISGTFARRAGVIQMEMTLTNKAMSVMTDFAIQFNRNSFGLAPAGPLQVLTPLSPNQSIEVTLPLSTIGPVMKMDPLNNLQVAVKNNIDVFYFSCQYPISMLFVEDGKMERQVFLTTWKEIPNDSEAQFQIKDCHLSSDAASNKLQSSNIFTIAKRTVDGQDLLYQSTKLSNGIWVLAELRVQTGNPNFTVCLKCRAPEVSQYVFQSYEAMLKN
- the ap1b1 gene encoding AP-1 complex subunit beta-1 isoform X2, which encodes MTDSKYFTTTKKGEIFELKAELNSDKKEKKKEAVKKVIASMTVGKDVSALFPDVVNCMQTDNLELKKLVYLYLMNYAKSQPDMAIMAVNTFVKDCEDPNPLIRALAVRTMGCIRVDKITEYLCEPLRKCLKDEDPYVRKTAAVCVAKLHDINAQLVEDQGFLDTLKDLISDSNPMVVANAVAALSEIAESHPNSNLLDLNPQTINKLLTALNECTEWGQIFILDCLANYTPRDDRESQSICERVTPRLSHANSAVVLSAVKVLMKFMEMLPKDLDYYGTLLKKLAPPLVTLLSAEPELQYVALRNINLIVQRRPEILKHEMKVFFVKYNDPIYVKLEKLDIMIRLASQANIAQVLAELKEYATEVDVDFVRKAVRAIGRCAIKVEQSAERCVSTLLDLIQTKVNYVVQEAIVVIKDIFRKYPNKYESVIATLCENLDSLDEPEARAAMIWIVGEYAERIDNADELLESFLEGFHDESTQVQLQLLTAIVKLFLKKPTETQELVQQVLSLATQDSDNPDLRDRGYIYWRLLSTDPVAAKEVVLAEKPLISEETDLIEPTLLEELICHIGTLASVYHKPPSAFVEGSRGVQHKRLPGSAGSGESVESPDTGSAAGVSDAPPAVIPSQGDLLGDLLNLDLTPPATTGPPPPATSGMQLGAMDLLGGGLDSLMGDESEPPPIPLRADSPRSPQIPHQSPSPPDYSPTELGGDLGGSATMGAGFGAPPAVTAASFSAPVSGGLDDLFDLGSGVGMPMGGYSPPKTVWLPVMKGKGLEISGTFARRAGVIQMEMTLTNKAMSVMTDFAIQFNRNSFGLAPAGPLQVLTPLSPNQSIEVTLPLSTIGPVMKMDPLNNLQVAVKNNIDVFYFSCQYPISMLFVEDGKMERQVFLTTWKEIPNDSEAQFQIKDCHLSSDAASNKLQSSNIFTIAKRTVDGQDLLYQSTKLSNGIWVLAELRVQTGNPNFTVCLKCRAPEVSQYVFQSYEAMLKN